One Onthophagus taurus isolate NC chromosome 11, IU_Otau_3.0, whole genome shotgun sequence genomic window carries:
- the LOC139432142 gene encoding uncharacterized protein, whose protein sequence is MPYIFSHREYADMVFVYGFCNGNTVRSVEEYRRRFPNRRIPNRQVFQSVFTRAGESGMFPSASIVSEKQQGLSLEHEENILDVVENNPGISTRRMAIQSEIPQTMVWKTLKRQGLNAFHLQKVQNLQEGDYPLRLQFCQWIRENRRLLKCILFSDEAQFTRDGINNYHNNHRWSNENPHATQEHNFQHRFSINVWCGILNDQLFGPFVLDGRLTGEGYLHFLEDHLEEILDDVPLNIRQRMIFQHDGAPPHYSNNVRNFLNTHFGDRWIGRGGPHPWPPISPDLTPLDFCLWGWMKSLVYARKVDTRDALLDRILNAAAFIRANHRSLKLATRSIYKRANKCIEVGGGIFENVMRINATCFFGLLVS, encoded by the coding sequence atgcctTACATTTTCAGTCATAGAGAATATGCAGATATGGTGtttgtttatggtttttgtaaTGGTAATACTGTTCGTTCAGTAGAAGAGTATCGACGTCGTTTTCCGAATCGAAGAATTCCTAATAGGCAAGTGTTTCAAAGTGTTTTTACACGTGCTGGCGAAAGTGGAATGTTCCCAAGTGCAAGCATTGTTTCTGAAAAACAGCAAGGGCTCAGTTTGGAACATGAAGAAAATATTCTAGATGTTGTAGAAAATAATCCAGGGATAAGTACAAGGCGCATGGCAATACAATCTGAAATTCCACAAACAATGGTTTGGAAAACATTAAAGCGGCAAGGCTTAAACGCTTTTCATTTGCAGAAAGTACAAAATCTCCAAGAAGGCGATTATCCATTAAGACTACAATTTTGTCAATGGATTCGTGAAAACAGAAGATTACTTAAATGCATATTATTTTCTGATGAAGCTCAGTTTACTCGAGATGGAATTAACAATTACCATAATAATCATCGATGGTCGAACGAAAATCCCCATGCCACGCAAGAACACAATTTCCAACATCGGTTTAGTATTAATGTATGGTGCGGCATTCTAAATGATCAGTTGTTTGGTCCTTTTGTGTTGGATGGCCGTCTTACTGGGGAAggttatttacattttttggaaGACCATTTAGAGGAAATATTGGATGATGTACCTTTGAATATTCGACAACGTATGATCTTCCAACATGATGGAGCACCCCCTCATTATTCAAATAATGTGAGGAATTTTCTAAATACGCATTTCGGCGATCGCTGGATTGGCAGAGGAGGCCCGCACCCTTGGCCACCGATATCACCGGACCTCACTCCCCTAGATTTTTGTCTTTGGGGATGGATGAAGTCCTTAGTTTATGCTAGGAAAGTGGACACAAGGGATGCGCTACTAGATCGTATTCTTAATGCTGCGGCATTCATTAGAGCGAATCATCGTTCACTGAAACTGGCTACCAGGTCCATTTATAAACGCGCAAATAAATGTATCGAAGTGGGTGGTggaattttcgaaaatgtaatGCGAATTAATGCTACttgtttttttggtttgttagtttcgtaa